A single genomic interval of Shewanella halotolerans harbors:
- the ribH gene encoding 6,7-dimethyl-8-ribityllumazine synthase codes for MNVVQGNIESKNAKVAIVVSRFNSFVVESLLEGAVDTLKRFGQVADDNITVVRVPGAVELPLAARRVAASGKFDGIIALGAVIRGGTPHFDFVAGECNKGLAQIALEFDLPVSFGVLTTDTIEQAIERSGTKAGNKGGEAALGLLEMVNVLQELEQQL; via the coding sequence ATGAACGTAGTTCAAGGTAATATCGAGTCGAAAAACGCCAAAGTGGCCATAGTGGTTTCACGTTTTAACAGCTTCGTGGTTGAAAGCCTGCTAGAAGGCGCGGTGGATACATTGAAGCGCTTCGGTCAGGTCGCCGACGACAACATTACCGTTGTCCGCGTACCGGGTGCCGTAGAGCTGCCACTGGCAGCCCGTCGTGTGGCGGCAAGTGGTAAATTTGACGGCATCATAGCGCTGGGCGCCGTGATCCGTGGTGGTACGCCACACTTTGATTTTGTTGCAGGCGAGTGTAACAAGGGGCTGGCTCAAATAGCGCTTGAGTTCGACCTTCCTGTGTCATTCGGTGTATTGACCACAGATACCATTGAACAAGCTATCGAGCGTTCTGGTACTAAGGCGGGTAACAAGGGCGGCGAAGCGGCACTTGGTCTGCTAGAGATGGTCAATGTTCTGCAAGAACTAGAACAGCAGTTGTAA
- the nusB gene encoding transcription antitermination factor NusB, with protein MKPSERRKARRLAVQAIYSWQLSGNNVADVEHEFLTEQKIDGVDVSYFRELLSGTTTKSAQLDELIMPHLERPFDEVSPIEKAVLRIATYELTFRKDVPYKVAINEAIELAKAFGAEDGHKFVNGILDKIVAKK; from the coding sequence ATGAAACCTTCAGAGCGCCGTAAAGCCCGTCGTCTAGCGGTACAAGCTATCTATTCATGGCAGTTAAGCGGCAATAATGTTGCCGACGTGGAGCATGAATTTCTCACCGAGCAGAAGATCGATGGCGTCGACGTTAGCTATTTCCGTGAATTGCTATCAGGCACCACGACCAAGTCGGCTCAGTTGGATGAGTTGATTATGCCTCACCTCGAGCGCCCGTTCGATGAGGTTTCGCCTATCGAGAAGGCGGTGCTGCGCATCGCGACCTACGAGCTGACCTTCCGTAAGGATGTGCCTTACAAGGTAGCCATCAACGAGGCTATCGAGCTGGCCAAGGCCTTCGGCGCTGAAGATGGTCACAAGTTCGTCAACGGCATTCTCGACAAGATAGTCGCTAAAAAGTGA